A stretch of DNA from Globicephala melas chromosome 19, mGloMel1.2, whole genome shotgun sequence:
TTTACAGAGGCGAGGTAAATTCCTTTAGGTCTTGTAGCTAGTCTGAGGAGGGGCAGGGATTAGAACTCAGGACTGTGGAGCTCCAGGTCGCTGATCTGGTAACCCTCAGGCGAGTGTGGCTCCTGTGGTTTGTGTGGTTCATTCCTGAAATAGAATCCAATTCTGCCCATGTTACATGGGCTTCTGCTTGGTGGTTCTCACATGGGAGGCTGGGCCCAGAGCCCAGGAGAGGTGGAGAAAGTTACTTTGCTCTTTCTTGATTCCCAGACACTTTTGTCTGTGGGTGGAAAGATACTTCCCCTGGGAAGGGAACTGTCTTGATTTTTAGTGGTACAGGTTGGATCTTCTCTTCTTTTGAAAGACTTTACTGTCTTTTTCGTTAGTCTGACCTAGGTAGTATTTTCCAATACAGATTTTGGTGAGAGAGTAAAGACTAGACGCAGACAAGACTGGCCTGGATGCCACGGTGTCTGAGGCACCTGCTGGACCTGGGGATGAGTGGTGGGGAGCAGCAGTGCTTGGCTGTGTGGTGATCGTAGGTTCCTCCACTAGGGGAGGGGCAGAAAAACTTGGGTGAATGCAGCAGAAAATTGAGTCCCCTTTCCAAGCCACTCTTTTCCCACATTTCTTTGACCAGTGGGAAGAGactggtgctgggaagactgtaAGATGGGACTTGGGACTTGTCTGGTCCTCCATTTTGCCTTCATCAGAAACTACAGTAAGAGCCATTAGGCATGTGGCCATACACTCAGGCCTTCTGCTCTGCTGGCCCAGAATCCTTTTGGGGTGATTGGTTGAATTGCTGCCTCTAGTTGCCCTGTGTGTCTTTTCTGGGTGACACACTCGAATGTTTTATCTGTCTGAGTCCCCAGTGGCACAGAAGCCAATAATCCACCATCTTGTACAGCAGAAAGTGAAGtcttatttttgcttcctttctcaGGAGAACTACGATGACCCGCACAAAACCCCCGCCTCCCCAGTTGTCCACATCAGGGGCCTGATTGACGGCGTGGTGGAAGCTGACCTTGTGGAGGCCTTGCAGGAGTTTGGACCCATCAGGTACTCAGCTCAGAGGCCAGGGGTTGGGTATTCAGCTGAGTTAACTCCTTGGTGTCCTGTGTGTCACCGGGTTTCTGGTTAGAAGTAACTTGGCCATTTCGGTCCAGGTTCCTTTAGCTAGGTCCTGGGGCTCCATTACTCCTGGGGTTAGCCATTGTACTTGGATAAGTTACAGCAAGTTCCgtgtcttttcctccttcctttttttctcattccttttttttctcttcctctgccttgtAATTTTGGCACATGGTGAGTAATGGGAATAGAGCGGTGAACACCGCTGTCTTTATTCCTCCCAGACAGTTGCCTACCCAGAGTGGTCAACACTGTGATAGGGGAAACCCAGGCGTCTGTGGGAGGCATCTGACTCGatcaggtgagggaggggttggGAAGGAAGGCTGCCCAGAGAAGCTGATGCCAAAGCCGCACACAGCTCTTCTGCTTGTCATGCCACTTACAGCAAGGGGTGTTCAGGTCAAGAAACCATGACGGGCACAGCGGAGTCCAGAGGCCAGGGAGGAGTCAGATCACAGATAACTGAGGCCGTCCTCTGACTCTTGTCTCCATCCCCCTGAGAGGATTGCAACCTGTGTTCTCTTTGCCAGTTATGTGGTGGTAATGCCTAAAAAGAGACAAGCGTTGGTGGAATTTGAAGATGTGTTGGGGGCTTGCAATGCCGTGAACTACGCAGCCGACAACCAGATCTACATCGCGGGCCACCCAGCTTTTGTCAATTACTCTACCAGCCAGAAAATCTCCCGCCCCGGGGACTCGGATGACTCCAGGAGCGTCAACAGTGTGCTTCTCTTTACCATCCTGAACCCCATCTATTCGATTACCACGGTGCGTGCCAGTGGTTATTCGTTAAGCTGCTTCTGTGGAATCTCCCTCCTGCCTTTTCTCCCTGTCTTCTCCCGTGAGCCAGACTGACCTGCCAGTGTCCCTTCATCTTGCTTGTGTTTGGTTTTTACAGGATGTTCTTTATACCATCTGTAACCCTTGTGGTCCTGTCCAGAGAATTGTCATTTTCCGGAAGAATGGAGTCCAGGCTATGGTGGAATATCCTTTGTTGGGAAATGGGTGTTCCTTGAGATGGGAGCTCACAGGGCTTGGTAGGAATCCATCTTTTCAATCAGCACGTGTCTCCTGAATGCCTGCCATGTGCCAGATGCCTTCATAGAGCCCATGGGCTCATGGAAGGGATGGTTAATAAACGATCACAGCTAAATAGGCCCTTGAACAGCACAGATTTGGACTCTGTGGGTCCACTTAAGGTGTGTCTCACTCACTAAGTGTATACGACAGTGTTAAGCCATCTGTGGTTGGTTAGATACATGGATTTTCAACCGCACAGAGAGTCGGCGcccctaaaacacacacacacacatgttcaaGTGGTGTGTAGTGTGAAAGTGCAGGGTTCAGAGTGTGACGGGAAGGAAGAATGTGCCAtgaaacacaagagggaagaaCTGATACTCAGGCTGAGGACACCACATCTGCAGAGGTCCTCAGGTGGGCAGGAGCTTAGCGTTGCAGGAAGCGAACAACCTGACAACTGAAGAGTAGCTGACGAGGGGGAGAGGGTTCCTTAGGCCATTGGAAGAAGTTACGGCATCCCGGGCAGTGGGGTGAACTTGGGTCAGGGTGCAGTGGTGGGAAGTCACTGATGGGTTTTCAGGGCAGGAGTATAATCTAGTTAACGTTTCAGAGATTGTTCAGGCTTAGTCAAGGCGTGtagaagtggggggggggggcgggagatGAGGCTGAGGAAGAAGGTGACTTGGCCCGTGAGGCTGGCAGAGAAGGTGGTTGccgtggggcggggcgggggagtaCAGGTCTCAGAGGAGCTCAGGCCGCGTCTGCGCATTTGGGGCAGCACTCCAGCTGTGTCTGCACAAGTGGCTGGTGGCTATGGGCAGTGAACTAACCCCGAAGCCCGCTTGGAGCAGTCTTTGGGGTGCTACTTGTCCTCATCCCTCTCTGGTGCAACTTGAAGCTCTTTTCAGAGAGCTCTTGGGATGGGACTTTCCCTTAACTTTACTCACATTTGACTCTGTGCAGAGTGCCCAGCGGGCCAAGGCCTCACTCAATGGGGCTGACATCTACTCAGGCTGTTGCACTCTGAAGATTGAGTATGCGAAGGTAGGTCTGGGAAACGGCTGCCCCTTGTCAGCTTCCTAGGTGAGCCTGGAGCCTGGCTGACCTCAAGCTTTTTTTTGTCCCTGCAGCCTACACGCTTAAACGTGTTCAAGAATGATCAGGATACTTGGGACTACACAAACCCCAATCTCAGTGGACAAGGTAATCCTGACGGCAGCTTTGTTTTAAACATACCCGCCTTGCCTTCACTTGACTAGCGCACTTCATAGACCTGGACTCAGGGTTATGTAATGCCATTGGGCTCCTGTGGACATGGGAGGGCCTTGGGGATCAGCTCTTGGAAGATACACTCCAGTGGGAGGGGGTGAATGAGGGGCCTCTGTAGGTCCTAGCTGCTGCTTGTGGCCCTTTGACGCAGCAGAGGATGCAGGGTCAAGGCAGaggcctgggtggggtggggagcagggcctCACTGAGCACAGGCCACGGCAGTGGCTTACAAACCAGTAGCAGCTCCCAAACGGATTCTGCTGCTTTTCTTCGAGGAGCCTGCTTAGGGTCACTGACCCCGTTCTCACTGGGCCAGGAATGGTCCTCTTGCTCTCCACTCTTgacagggtctgcttctggggggaCAGATTGGGGATGTGACGAGGGCTCCCAGGCCCTTGCAGCAGAGCCTTTGAGCAAGTTGACCTTGTGGAGGTGAGACACCCTGGATTGGAGCAGGGCGGACACGCCTCACCTCACTTGTAGAGGGAATGCAACATCTCTGCAGGGGGCCCAAATGGACAACCCCCTTCCTAGAATCTGTCAAGAATGGTTTGCCTTGGATAGGAGGGAGAGGTGGAGCCTTGCCTTTGAAAAACAGCGGCGCCCCCTCAGCAAGACCATccatctctgtttctgtcttggtCTGATACGTCGGACTAGGCCATGGGCTGAGGGAGGTGGCTGGTTGCTGACATCTCACAGGCCCCCGTTCCTAGGCAGGCCTGTCTTGTTCGCCCTTGCAGCTGGGAAGCCGTGGGCCGGGTGGGCTAGACTCTTCCCCAGGACCCTCACAATGGGCGCTGTGGGGCTCGCTGCCCCCTCCAGAGGTCAGAGACAAATTGGTGAGCGAGTGAATGTACCAGAGCGGGCAATGGCATTACATGACTGCTAACAGGAACACGGCAACCAACCATTTCTTCTCCAAGGAACATAAATAGAAGATGTGCAGACCGGCAGGGGCTAGTGGCAGGGGCTGGCTGTGCATTGCTTTTGATGCCTCTCAGCTTTGGCCGCCCCCAGGCTGGGGGTCAAAAACGAGAGCTGTTGAGGTGACCTGGAGTGAGGGAGGTGCTTCGCCACCCCCTCGGGAACCAGACTTCAGCGGCTCTGCCTCTGCACATTGCTCACCAACACACAGGGTAGAAACCACTAGCTCTTCCTGGAGAGAACAGAACACGCAGCCTCCACCACGTCCCCAGAAACAGCCGCAGACTTGAGCTCACTACATCAAGAACACCACACCGCGCTCCAAGGAACAGCTACAAGCACAGAGgcagacagagacaaagaaagagacgCAACATGGCAGCAGACACTGCTTTTTtactaaacattaaaaaaatgtcaaaatccAAGCAAACTTGAACCCGAAAATGTACACAGAAGTAGGAAACACAGAGAACAGAGCTCTCCCAGCCAGCCAGCGGCGCTCTTTTCGGAGAACGTTTCATAGACTGAAGTAGATTCCATGGGCCTCCAAGACAATAGGATCCTCTCCATTCCTCGCCAtgtgggtttggttttttttgtttttcgttttttaagtCCTTTGGTTTGGGGagggccttcttttttttttttttttctgttttgatatttttattttttctgcagtCATCGGCTGCCAACATAATCTGCACCAACTGGAGAtcagaaaccaaaaaaaaccaaaaacttaaaccacaacagcagcaaaaaatcaaaaaaaccaaaacagacctAAAACCAAACAGCCAAACAGCTCAGAGGTACACAGTTACCTGCTGGCGGGTAACTGGGAGTGCTCCCAAGGCCAAAAGCGCGGGCATAGTGGGGCCACTGGCACACCTCATAACCAGGAGACACGCACACGGAACGCTACACAGCCAGAAGCACCGCACTGCAGCACACAATGTGAGGAGGTGACAACATGGAGGGACACTACCCACTTCATACACctttattttccacttttctgATATCTTCTGAGGACAGAACATCTGTGAGCCATTTTTGATTTAATCAGAACATTgacttttaaaacaattctttaaaaaaaagttgtatcGGATGTGTACCGTAACTTGTATTTATGACTGTAAAACCATGTGATGCAGGGTCGCAGTGTATGTTTGATGGGACGCCATCTTTCAGAACTGTGCTAACTCACTGTTGAAGCGTCCAATGGTAAGAGAAAATACAGATTTGTTTTTTGTGACAAATGGACATTGTACTCTGTACTTCTGCTGTAAGTAGCCCTTTTCCATCTTTGTAATGACTGTTGGAAAACAAAACCCAGGCCGGGTGGCAGGAAGGGGCAGTGTTCCCGAGCCCTGGGTTTTTGGAGTCAGCCAGGCCTGGGTTGAAGTCCCGGCTTGGCCACTAacttgctttgtgaccttgggccaaaGTGTATTATAACTGCTCAGTTAAAAGTTAAGtgctcattttccttatctgtaaaacgggactaaaatagtacctacctcatagggttgttgtgaggaattTAAGAAACGGTGATGTCTgtttgtaaagtacttagcacagtgtttgCCACTCAAGTGCTAAGTTAACGGTAGCGATTTTGAACTGCAGTTGGGGTTGGGGCGGGGTGGAACTGCGCCATTGTCTGAGACTGTTGATGCCTTGTACATGACTGCTCATTTGAACTGATGTTGATGTCGCCCTGTTTGTCCTTTCCTACAGTCCCTCTTCTTGGGGTGGATGTGACTAGAGGGGAGGGTGACTGGTACCAAGATCGAGAAAGTCTTCTCTCTAGAGAGTGGGCCCTAGCGCACTCAGACCCTTGGGGCTTTGTGggcccaattttatttttctactcttcTCTGTGTTATTTTCTGGCTCTTAACTCCTCTCCCTTCATTGGGAGTTATTTTAGAAATCTGTTCCCGGCCCCCATATCagcttccatagtggctgcagcttCCCCAGAGGGGGAGCTCGGGAAGGTGAGAGGCCCGGAACCTGGCTTCATCCTTAACGGATGAAGGAAAGCAGCCTGCTTGGAGTGGGCGGCGGGAGGGACAGTGGGCTCCACCCTTGAGGCCTGGGCTTCATGCCCACCCTGGGTCCGGCCACAGGAAGGAAGCCCCAGTAACCCTTGTGAGGAAGGAAAGGCCACTGCCCAGGCCCTCAGGAGCTGAGGGACGCTGAGATCAGCCTCTagtcaggagggagagagagagagctcttttTCCAAGTTAGGTTCTAactgttctctctgtctgcagGTGACCCTGGCAGCAACCCTAACAAACGCCAGAGGCAGCCCCCTCTCCTCGGAGATCACCCCGCAGAATATGGTGAGGGCAGGGGGTTCCCCTCCGTGGACTCCCGTGGCTCATGTGCCCCTGCCCGCCGCCCGACGCGCAAATTCTCACCcgtcctccctctctttccttcccaccccccagGAGGGCCCCACGGTGGGTACCACAGCCATTACCATGATGAGGGCTACGGGCCCCCCCCACCTCACTACGAAGGGAGAAGGATGGGTCCACCAGTGGGGGGTCACCGCCGGGGCCCAAGTCGCTACGGCCCCCAGTAtgggcaccccccaccccctcccccaccacccgaGTATGGCCCCCACGCCGACAGCCCTGTGCTCATGGTCTATGGCTTGGATCAGTCTAAGATGAACTGTGACCGGGTCTTCAATGTCTTCTGCTTGTATGGCAACGTGGAGAAGGTGAGCTTCCGCTAGGTCCACTGCTTTCCTTATAGACCTGGCAGCCCCAGGGGAGGCCCCGACCTTTGGCCCCCCAGTGAGCAAAGAAGGGGGAAGGAGCGTGTTTAGGAGCAAGCAGGTCCAGAGAGGGTAACTAGTTTTAATCAGGTGACATTGCAGATGGATTTTATTTGGTCCTCATGCTATGtgggtgatttatttttttattttttttaattttcagtgttttttttttttaaaaaaaacaagactttATCACATGAAAGTGTTAGTACTTAATATTACGTAAATATTACGGTGTATAAAATTTACCCATCACAGTTAAAGATCATTATGTGAGGATTTTCTCTGGAACACTTCAGATGATATGGCAACACTGAGCCTTCCTGCCTTGCCTGGGATAATAGTTGGCTGGGGCTGTCTGGTGACTGCCCACTTCAGACTAGGTCGTTTCTTCTGTCAAAGCCATCTGGGTCCTAGAAGCCTTTGAGTTTACAGCCCCTGGCCTGGCCCATTAATATTAGCAGCTAATAACGTGCGAAGCGGGTTTTTTTGTACCACTGTTAAAAGTGCTTTAAATGTTGTAAGTTGTTTCATTCTCACAAGAATCCTTAGTGAGACAAGCAGGGGAAGTAAAAGCATGGGGGGCAGATAACTTGCCCAGGTTCACATGCCTTTTTGTGGAAGCAGGACTCAGAGCTGACactgtttttagtgtttttatacCATAACCCACATAGTCATGACTCAGTATCTGTATATATGTCTGTTGATGGAAATAGCTGCTTTTTTCCTCCCACCATTCCTGCTTTTCTGTTGTGCTTTGTTAAATGGCCCGCTCATGGGTCAGGTCCTGAGGTTAGGGAAAGACTGCCTAGTCTTTGCTGCCCAACTTGGGCTGAGCACTTGCTGTGGGCCAGACATGCTTCTCTGTTCTCCTGGCTCCTCacaagtgaggaaatggaagcctCGATCCAGAGCAGGAGTTGACTTCCTTCTGACTGACTTGGAAGGGACAGGAGAAGGGTCTCTGACAGCTGGGCGGTGGTGCTGATCACGGCTACTCTCCTCAAGGTGAAATTCATGAAAAGCAAGCCAGGGGCCGCCATGGTGGAGATGGCTGATGGATATGCTGTGGACCGGGCCATCACTCACCTCAATAACAACTTCATGTTTGGGCAGAAGCTGAATGTCTGGTAGGTACCCAGGCTCCTCGTGGAGGGTTGGAGAGGGactgaggagaggagggagggggaatggggccCACTCTGGACAGAGGTCAGAGGAGCACAGAGAAGCCAAGTGCTTATCCAGGCTGGAGTTGGGCGTGCAGGTGTGTTCCCAGATGCTCTTCTGAAACAGCGGGCGAAAGTGTGTCGGCCTCTCCTCAGCTGTGGCATACAGTGCTGTCAGACAGGAAGGAGGCCACAGTAGGAGGTGGGGGACAACTTGAGGTCTGACACAgggctccccttccctcctgcagTGTCTCCAAGCAACCAGCCATCATGCCCGGTCAGTCATACGGGCTAGAAGATGGGTCCTGCAGTTACAAAGACTTCAGTGAGTCAAGGAACAATCGGTTCTCCACTCCAGAGCAGGCAGCCAAGAACCGCATCCAGCACCCCAGCAATGTGCTGCACTTTTTCAATGCCCCTCTGGAGGTGACTGAGGAGAATTTCTTTGAGGTGGGTGCCGTGGACTTGGTCCTTCAGCGTAGCCATCTGAGGAGGCCattcatttttgaattttaacGAATATCTATTGAGCTGCTCTGCTGGGCTCTGGGTTGGGTGCTAGGGATGTAGCAGGGACCAAGAAAGGCTCAGAATGGCACCAGACTTCCAGCAGCAGTGGAGTTCGCCATGCTGCTTGTATTTTTGGCAAGTCAGAGTGGCTGCTCATTTGCCTTGAAACATTCCTCCCGGTCTGGGTGACGGACTGGTGATTGGAGTCCAATCTCGAAACATCCACACTGTCAGGCCATCTGGGGCCTAGATGACATTAGAAGGGAGGGTCCCATTATGGTGCTGTCAGGGAACTGGGGCAGCTTTGGGGAAGGGTGGAAGTCTGACTGTGGAGTTGGACTTTGGGCCTTACTGTGGCCTGAGGTGTTGCTATTCGGTTTAGCAAACATTTACCTAGTGCCAGAACACACCCAAATAACAGCTGAAGATGGGAAACTTAAAAAGCAGTTTCCCGGTTTTAGGCAACAAAATAGCtaagagcagtgtttctcaacctttggGGGGATTACAGGGACACCTTAGAGCGTGTGATAAAAGCTTAGAAACTCTTTTGTCCCGAAAAGTCCAAGTGTTCAGCTGTGGTGTGCTTCAGTTCCGCCATGTGGCACTCCTTGTGTTTCTAAGTCtgtctgttctttgtttttgttctggccacgcagcatgcgggatcttagttccctgaccagggatcagacccatgccccctgcagtggaagcgtggagtcttaaccactgaaacaccagggaagacctttgagtctgttttctgtttctgttgcaGATCTGCGATGAGCTGGGAGTGAAGCGGCCATCTTCTGTGAAAGTATTCTCAGGCAAAAGTGAGTAAACTGCCCCACCTTCCTCGCCCATTCCTTGCCTGTAGATGGGCAGCTCCCTGGCTTTTGCTCAGGTCAGCCTTAAACCTTTGTTTTTCCCATCAGGTGAACGCAGCTCCTCTGGGCTGCTGGAGTGGGAGTCCAAGAGCGATGCCCTGGAGACTCTGGGCTTCCTGAACCATTATCAGATGAAAAACCCAAGTGAGTATCTGTGGGTCCTGCGGTCATCCATCCCCCTTGTTGCTTAATGGGTTGGCTCGCTTCGGGCCAGAGCCATCCTTCCTGCCATCAAGATAGGGCCCCAGGGATTTCCTTATTGTCACTGACACAGGCAGGTGGGACCTGGTCCCCAGGAGAAGCAGCCTGATGTTTCATGTGGGAGGGCCAGCCCAGCTCCTTGCTGCCACCGGCTCTGCCAGCTTGGGCGTTGCTCAGGCTTGTCCTCCAGGGAGCTGCCATTCTCTGTGCATCAGAGGCTGGCTCAGTACCCAGGAAAGGGGGCTGTAATAGCCAGCAGGTGAAATTTGCCCACCCAGTTCCTGGGCAGGCCTATTGTGCGCCAGCTGAAAAGCTGGGAATGGGATCCTCCATGGAattgaaggaagaggagaaatgcCTTGTGTGTTAGTCTTGTTTTTGAGTCTCAAAAGTGGCAGTGAAGAGTTTGACCCTTGCAGTTGAATTGCAGAAAATGAGAGGTGTGTGCAAAACCAGGGGACTCTGGGTGGGGGGGGCATCCAGAGAGGGGTCCGGTTACACCTCTGTGCTCTCTTTTGCAGATGGGCCATACCCTTACACCCTGAAGTTGTGTTTCTCCACCGCTCAGCACGCCTCCTAATTAGGTGCCTATGGAGAGTCCCACCTGAGCAGGAAAACATTGCTTTCCTTTATgctggttttttcttttgtttgttttgttttgcagatgttcctgtattcctttttttttaatgctaggtTAGTAGAGGCTTAACCATAATGGAAACGCTGGAAGTctaaagggggaggggaaggggaactgATATCTCCCAAGATTaaccttcactttttaaaaattattgtacatgtga
This window harbors:
- the HNRNPL gene encoding heterogeneous nuclear ribonucleoprotein L isoform X2 codes for the protein MSRRLLPRAEKRRRRLEQRQQPDEQRRRSGAMVKMAAAGGGGGGGRYYGGGSEGGRAPKRLKTDNAGDQHGGGGGGGGAGAAGGGGGENYDDPHKTPASPVVHIRGLIDGVVEADLVEALQEFGPISYVVVMPKKRQALVEFEDVLGACNAVNYAADNQIYIAGHPAFVNYSTSQKISRPGDSDDSRSVNSVLLFTILNPIYSITTDVLYTICNPCGPVQRIVIFRKNGVQAMVEFDSVQSAQRAKASLNGADIYSGCCTLKIEYAKPTRLNVFKNDQDTWDYTNPNLSGQGDPGSNPNKRQRQPPLLGDHPAEYGGPHGGYHSHYHDEGYGPPPPHYEGRRMGPPVGGHRRGPSRYGPQYGHPPPPPPPPEYGPHADSPVLMVYGLDQSKMNCDRVFNVFCLYGNVEKVKFMKSKPGAAMVEMADGYAVDRAITHLNNNFMFGQKLNVCVSKQPAIMPGQSYGLEDGSCSYKDFSESRNNRFSTPEQAAKNRIQHPSNVLHFFNAPLEVTEENFFEICDELGVKRPSSVKVFSGKSERSSSGLLEWESKSDALETLGFLNHYQMKNPNGPYPYTLKLCFSTAQHAS
- the HNRNPL gene encoding heterogeneous nuclear ribonucleoprotein L isoform X1, producing the protein MSRRLLPRAEKRRRRLEQRQQPDEQRRRSGAMVKMAAAGGGGGGGRYYGGGSEGGRAPKRLKTDNAGDQHGGGGGGGGAGAAGGGGGENYDDPHKTPASPVVHIRGLIDGVVEADLVEALQEFGPISYVVVMPKKRQALVEFEDVLGACNAVNYAADNQIYIAGHPAFVNYSTSQKISRPGDSDDSRSVNSVLLFTILNPIYSITTDVLYTICNPCGPVQRIVIFRKNGVQAMVEFDSVQSAQRAKASLNGADIYSGCCTLKIEYAKPTRLNVFKNDQDTWDYTNPNLSGQGDPGSNPNKRQRQPPLLGDHPAEYGEGRGFPSVDSRGSCAPARRPTRKFSPVLPLFPSHPPGGPHGGYHSHYHDEGYGPPPPHYEGRRMGPPVGGHRRGPSRYGPQYGHPPPPPPPPEYGPHADSPVLMVYGLDQSKMNCDRVFNVFCLYGNVEKVKFMKSKPGAAMVEMADGYAVDRAITHLNNNFMFGQKLNVCVSKQPAIMPGQSYGLEDGSCSYKDFSESRNNRFSTPEQAAKNRIQHPSNVLHFFNAPLEVTEENFFEICDELGVKRPSSVKVFSGKSERSSSGLLEWESKSDALETLGFLNHYQMKNPNGPYPYTLKLCFSTAQHAS
- the HNRNPL gene encoding heterogeneous nuclear ribonucleoprotein L isoform X3, with amino-acid sequence MPKKRQALVEFEDVLGACNAVNYAADNQIYIAGHPAFVNYSTSQKISRPGDSDDSRSVNSVLLFTILNPIYSITTDVLYTICNPCGPVQRIVIFRKNGVQAMVEFDSVQSAQRAKASLNGADIYSGCCTLKIEYAKPTRLNVFKNDQDTWDYTNPNLSGQGDPGSNPNKRQRQPPLLGDHPAEYGGPHGGYHSHYHDEGYGPPPPHYEGRRMGPPVGGHRRGPSRYGPQYGHPPPPPPPPEYGPHADSPVLMVYGLDQSKMNCDRVFNVFCLYGNVEKVKFMKSKPGAAMVEMADGYAVDRAITHLNNNFMFGQKLNVCVSKQPAIMPGQSYGLEDGSCSYKDFSESRNNRFSTPEQAAKNRIQHPSNVLHFFNAPLEVTEENFFEICDELGVKRPSSVKVFSGKSERSSSGLLEWESKSDALETLGFLNHYQMKNPNGPYPYTLKLCFSTAQHAS